From Haloarcula hispanica ATCC 33960, the proteins below share one genomic window:
- a CDS encoding phytoene/squalene synthase family protein, producing MHSDNIQTSKSIQQETGRTFHLATRLLPERIRHPTYVMYAFFRVADEVVDQTDGPPPTVQHEQLEVIREAALGNVDPAETDHEAVMAAFQDLAERHDISEETINVFIDAMEMDIAQARYETFEDLREYMGGSAVAVGHMMTEVMDPPQKAEALPHATALAEAFQLSNFLRDVREDIHDYGRVYLPQETLDRHGVTEEQLADAEVDDAFRAVMQEELARTDELYREGVAGIRYLPEDCQFGVLLAAVLYADHHRLIRDRGYDVLTETPELTRRRRLWLLARTWWHWRRNGDPEATFYTVSAVSERGPGETPTDAHGHGQPAWRG from the coding sequence ATGCACTCCGATAACATCCAAACCAGCAAATCGATACAGCAGGAGACCGGCCGGACGTTTCACCTCGCGACGCGTCTGCTTCCGGAGCGTATCCGCCACCCGACCTACGTCATGTACGCCTTTTTCCGGGTCGCGGACGAGGTCGTCGACCAGACGGATGGGCCGCCCCCGACCGTCCAGCACGAGCAACTGGAGGTAATCCGCGAGGCCGCGCTCGGGAACGTCGACCCGGCCGAGACCGACCACGAGGCGGTCATGGCGGCGTTTCAGGACCTGGCCGAGCGTCACGACATCTCCGAGGAGACGATCAACGTCTTCATCGACGCGATGGAGATGGACATCGCACAGGCCCGCTACGAGACGTTCGAGGACCTCCGTGAGTACATGGGCGGCTCCGCCGTCGCTGTCGGCCACATGATGACGGAGGTGATGGACCCGCCACAGAAGGCGGAGGCCCTGCCCCACGCGACGGCGCTGGCCGAAGCGTTCCAGCTATCGAACTTCCTGCGGGACGTCCGCGAGGACATCCACGACTACGGCCGGGTGTACCTCCCACAGGAGACGCTCGACCGCCACGGCGTCACCGAGGAGCAACTGGCCGACGCCGAGGTCGACGACGCCTTCCGTGCCGTGATGCAGGAGGAACTGGCTCGGACCGACGAACTGTACCGCGAGGGCGTCGCCGGCATCCGATACCTCCCGGAAGACTGCCAGTTCGGCGTGCTGCTGGCTGCGGTCCTGTACGCTGACCACCACCGACTCATCCGCGACCGTGGCTACGACGTGCTGACGGAGACGCCGGAACTCACTCGTCGTCGCCGGCTGTGGTTGCTCGCCCGTACGTGGTGGCACTGGCGGCGCAACGGCGACCCCGAAGCGACGTTCTACACCGTGAGCGCTGTCTCCGAGCGCGGCCCCGGCGAGACGCCGACGGACGCCCACGGCCACGGGCAACCCGCGTGGCGTGGATGA
- a CDS encoding bacterio-opsin activator domain-containing protein gives MKPPETLAHSTLDTLPINIAVLDDEGTILFTNRAWREFAGDEDGEMEGTNYFATTDIDADEYAGQALGGIESVIDGEQDLFTMEYPCHSPEEKQWFLMRVAPLPDDEAGSAVVAHIDITQRKLAELAAERRSEELKAERQNLTQLVDRVDGLLKAVMGDVLTVDSREAIQQTVCDRLAEVDSYQFAWVSELDLRDETLSSTALSADHPTTLSIPLDADDPVAKAARTEEMQVVTGDIDEQHSRLADSDVASVAAVPLVSGESLYGVLTVYADSDDVFDPREQAVLGTIGRATAAAIDARETSRLLTADNVTELELQVTDPDVFYIDVASELGCSMEYGGSVPDGEETVMFFLVETDDPSAVCAVAADHPQVSGVSHVSTADSSALFEFTVSDPPVVSVVADRGAQTGDILVEPGKATVTVTLPASMETRSVVEQVRSQYPETELLSVRERDEPPVSRQAFIANVEERLTNRQLTALRKGFLGGFFDWPRDVSGEQLAESMDICPSTFHQHLRAGERKLLEEVFENW, from the coding sequence ATGAAGCCACCAGAGACACTCGCTCACTCGACGTTGGACACGCTACCCATCAATATCGCTGTCCTCGACGACGAGGGGACGATCCTGTTCACCAACCGCGCCTGGCGGGAGTTCGCGGGCGACGAGGATGGGGAGATGGAGGGGACGAACTACTTCGCGACGACCGACATCGACGCCGACGAGTACGCCGGGCAGGCACTCGGCGGCATCGAGTCGGTCATCGACGGTGAGCAGGACCTGTTCACGATGGAGTACCCGTGTCACTCCCCGGAGGAGAAGCAGTGGTTTCTGATGCGGGTCGCACCGCTGCCCGACGACGAGGCCGGGAGCGCAGTCGTCGCACACATCGATATCACCCAGCGGAAGCTCGCCGAGCTGGCGGCCGAGCGCCGCAGCGAGGAGCTCAAGGCCGAGCGCCAGAACCTCACACAGCTCGTCGACCGGGTCGACGGGCTGCTGAAAGCGGTGATGGGCGACGTACTGACCGTCGACTCGCGCGAGGCCATCCAGCAGACCGTCTGTGACCGGCTGGCCGAGGTCGACTCCTACCAGTTCGCCTGGGTGTCCGAACTCGACCTGCGCGACGAGACGCTGTCGTCGACGGCGCTTTCCGCCGACCACCCGACAACGCTGTCCATCCCGCTGGACGCCGACGACCCGGTTGCGAAGGCGGCCCGCACCGAGGAGATGCAGGTCGTGACCGGTGACATCGACGAGCAACACAGCCGACTCGCCGACTCCGACGTCGCGTCGGTCGCGGCAGTCCCGCTCGTCTCCGGCGAGTCGCTGTACGGCGTCCTTACCGTCTACGCCGACAGCGACGACGTGTTCGACCCTCGCGAACAGGCCGTACTGGGGACCATCGGGCGGGCGACCGCGGCGGCCATCGACGCCCGCGAGACCAGCCGGCTGTTGACCGCCGACAACGTCACCGAACTCGAACTGCAGGTCACCGACCCCGACGTTTTTTACATCGACGTGGCGAGCGAACTCGGCTGCTCGATGGAGTACGGTGGGAGCGTCCCCGACGGTGAGGAGACGGTGATGTTCTTCCTCGTCGAGACGGACGACCCCTCGGCGGTCTGTGCCGTCGCCGCCGACCACCCGCAGGTGTCGGGCGTCTCGCACGTCTCGACGGCGGACTCGTCGGCGCTGTTCGAATTCACCGTCTCGGACCCGCCGGTCGTCTCGGTCGTCGCCGACCGCGGGGCCCAGACGGGCGACATTCTGGTCGAACCGGGGAAGGCGACAGTCACCGTCACGCTCCCGGCGTCGATGGAGACCCGAAGCGTGGTCGAGCAGGTCCGCAGCCAGTATCCGGAAACGGAACTGCTCTCCGTGCGAGAACGGGACGAACCGCCGGTCTCCCGTCAGGCGTTCATCGCAAACGTCGAAGAGCGGTTGACCAACCGCCAGCTAACGGCGCTCCGGAAGGGGTTTCTCGGCGGCTTCTTCGACTGGCCACGCGACGTCTCCGGCGAGCAACTGGCCGAGTCGATGGACATCTGTCCGTCGACGTTCCACCAGCACCTCCGTGCGGGTGAGCGAAAGCTACTGGAAGAAGTGTTCGAAAACTGGTAA
- a CDS encoding DUF7562 family protein, with product MFGSRSSRGESVTCIACGESVPRSEAREYDKHGDRWDRRNKTFEHLCKACFADLCQQPRDGLETTLDAAGAGETDQETFLRRFRELSEGDTHRE from the coding sequence ATGTTCGGGTCCCGGAGTTCCCGGGGGGAGTCAGTCACCTGCATCGCGTGTGGGGAGTCCGTCCCACGGTCCGAGGCCCGCGAGTACGACAAACACGGCGACCGGTGGGACCGCCGGAACAAGACGTTCGAGCACCTCTGTAAAGCCTGTTTTGCCGACCTGTGCCAGCAGCCGCGGGACGGCCTCGAAACGACGCTTGACGCCGCCGGGGCCGGCGAGACCGACCAAGAGACCTTCCTGAGACGGTTCCGAGAACTCTCCGAGGGCGACACGCACAGGGAATGA
- a CDS encoding RNB domain-containing ribonuclease has protein sequence MTTEDAQAAAGTAEGQGPVEIDPEMARHLENKREELFEKFGIPDEFPPEVLEEAKERTQGVQAEIEDEVDEREDLREMTTWTTDPIDAQDFDDAISIEEREDEIVLWVHIADVTHYVNPDTKMWEQAVERGNTVYLPAYTVHMLPPVLAETVCSLVPNEDRLAHTVEMHLDKENLGYEEINIYKSVIRSDARLTYTEAERLLDEPETAEDVLEDQSVDLAEKTERVWELADRMHEQRKEEGSLVLNPARDRAHTIIEECMLKANKAVTHELMWNRGVEAMYRVHPQPSPDEWDEALVEIQELDGVSIPGDAWDDPRKAVNATLEQAPGRQLDKIQWAVMKVMPRAKYMNDPFGGHHALNFEIYGHFTSPIRRLSDLINHWIVYTNDVPEDLVALCDRASDRQKDAEQCEREYKNFLQEVGLDPSAVNNRGIEVVENPDDDGEDEDAEADAADAAVEE, from the coding sequence ATGACTACAGAGGACGCGCAAGCGGCCGCCGGGACCGCCGAGGGGCAAGGCCCCGTCGAGATCGACCCGGAGATGGCCCGCCATCTGGAGAACAAGCGCGAGGAACTGTTCGAGAAGTTCGGCATCCCCGACGAGTTCCCGCCCGAGGTACTGGAGGAGGCCAAAGAGCGCACGCAGGGCGTCCAGGCCGAAATCGAGGACGAGGTCGACGAACGCGAAGACCTCCGGGAGATGACGACCTGGACGACCGACCCCATCGACGCCCAGGACTTCGACGACGCCATCTCCATCGAGGAGCGCGAGGACGAGATCGTCCTCTGGGTCCACATCGCCGACGTGACTCACTACGTCAACCCCGACACGAAGATGTGGGAGCAGGCCGTCGAGCGCGGGAACACCGTCTACCTCCCGGCCTACACCGTCCACATGCTGCCGCCCGTCCTCGCCGAGACCGTCTGTTCGCTGGTCCCCAACGAGGACCGCCTGGCCCACACCGTCGAGATGCACCTCGACAAGGAGAACCTCGGCTACGAGGAGATCAACATCTACAAGTCCGTCATCCGCTCGGACGCTCGCCTGACCTACACCGAGGCCGAGCGCCTGCTGGACGAGCCGGAGACCGCAGAAGACGTGCTAGAGGACCAGAGCGTCGACCTCGCGGAGAAGACCGAGCGCGTCTGGGAACTGGCCGACCGGATGCACGAGCAGCGCAAAGAAGAGGGCTCGCTCGTCCTCAACCCCGCCCGCGACCGCGCCCACACCATCATCGAGGAGTGTATGCTGAAGGCCAACAAGGCCGTCACGCACGAGCTGATGTGGAACCGCGGCGTCGAGGCGATGTACCGCGTCCACCCACAGCCGAGCCCCGACGAGTGGGACGAGGCGCTGGTCGAGATTCAGGAACTCGACGGCGTCTCCATCCCCGGCGACGCCTGGGACGACCCGCGAAAGGCCGTCAACGCCACGCTCGAACAGGCCCCCGGTCGCCAACTCGACAAGATTCAGTGGGCCGTGATGAAGGTCATGCCACGCGCGAAGTACATGAACGACCCCTTCGGCGGCCACCACGCCCTGAACTTCGAGATTTACGGCCACTTCACCTCGCCGATCCGCCGCCTGTCGGACCTCATCAACCACTGGATCGTCTACACCAACGACGTGCCCGAGGACCTCGTCGCGCTGTGTGACCGCGCCAGCGACCGCCAGAAGGACGCCGAGCAGTGCGAGCGCGAGTACAAGAACTTCCTGCAGGAGGTCGGTCTGGACCCGTCAGCGGTCAACAACCGCGGTATCGAAGTCGTCGAGAATCCTGATGACGATGGCGAGGATGAAGACGCTGAAGCCGATGCCGCCGACGCAGCCGTTGAAGAGTAA
- a CDS encoding ABC transporter ATP-binding protein, with product MCPPAPAIVTEGLTKRYSGVSAIADLDLTVPRGSVFGFLGPNGAGKTSTIRILTTLTNPTSGTARVAGESVADRAAVVEHIGFLPEEPPLYDELTGREQLEYVAGLRGHEDWGRVESLLDRFDLDEDADRRVETYSKGMKQKLGLVQALLHEPEVLFLDEPTSGLDPRAARTVRDTISEVAAADTTVFLSTHILPVVEELADTVGVLYDGDLVAEGSPDELTDSVESGSTLEDVFLDVTSEHPGER from the coding sequence ATGTGCCCTCCAGCACCCGCAATCGTCACCGAGGGGTTGACGAAGCGCTACAGTGGGGTCTCGGCGATAGCGGACCTCGACCTCACGGTCCCGCGTGGGAGCGTCTTCGGCTTCCTCGGCCCCAACGGCGCGGGTAAGACCTCGACGATTCGCATCCTGACGACGTTGACGAACCCAACAAGCGGCACCGCGCGGGTCGCCGGTGAGTCGGTCGCCGACCGCGCAGCGGTGGTCGAACACATCGGCTTCCTGCCGGAGGAGCCGCCGCTGTACGACGAACTCACCGGCCGCGAGCAGCTGGAGTACGTCGCCGGCCTGCGCGGGCACGAGGACTGGGGCCGCGTGGAATCGCTGCTCGACCGGTTCGACCTCGACGAGGACGCCGACCGGCGCGTCGAGACGTACTCGAAGGGGATGAAACAGAAGCTCGGGCTGGTCCAGGCGCTGTTGCACGAGCCGGAGGTTCTCTTTCTGGACGAACCGACCTCAGGGCTGGACCCGCGGGCCGCCCGGACAGTGCGTGACACCATCAGCGAAGTCGCGGCCGCTGACACGACGGTCTTTCTCTCGACGCACATCCTGCCCGTCGTCGAGGAGCTGGCTGACACCGTCGGCGTCCTGTACGACGGCGACCTCGTCGCGGAGGGGTCTCCCGATGAACTGACCGACAGCGTCGAGTCCGGGAGCACGCTCGAAGACGTGTTCCTCGACGTGACCAGCGAGCACCCGGGAGAGCGATGA
- a CDS encoding MBL fold metallo-hydrolase, translated as MADDYPDPPTDPPSLSAAALQAELDDGESLRLLDVRDRDEYEQWRIRGDSVTATQLPFTKFLQAKVTGEVDDIVGDVAGTGPITVVCGRGEASAFVAGLLTEHGIEAQNLSDGMEGWARLYEAREITCDAATVLQYRRPSSGCLGYMVVSDGSAAVVDPLRAFTDRYVTDAADHDASLTHAIDTHVHADHVSGVRRLAAETGAEPILSERAVARGVDDVTALAADETLRVGSATLEPRPLPGHTTGMTGFTVGDVLLAGDSVFLDSVARPDLEAGADGARDLARDLHRTLTERLATLPGETVVAPGHYSESTTPADDGTFTAALGTLRDRLPGFAMDREAFVEYACDDIPPRPANFERIIAINLGTETADDDTAFELELGPNNCAAAPSDAV; from the coding sequence ATGGCCGATGACTACCCTGACCCGCCGACGGACCCGCCGTCACTATCGGCAGCGGCGTTGCAGGCGGAACTGGACGACGGCGAGTCGCTCCGGTTACTCGACGTTCGCGACCGTGACGAGTACGAGCAGTGGCGGATTCGCGGTGACTCGGTGACGGCGACACAGCTCCCATTTACGAAGTTCCTTCAGGCGAAGGTGACCGGCGAAGTGGACGACATCGTCGGCGACGTGGCCGGCACCGGCCCGATAACGGTCGTCTGTGGCCGCGGCGAGGCCAGCGCCTTCGTCGCCGGCCTGCTGACCGAACACGGCATCGAGGCACAGAACCTCAGCGACGGCATGGAGGGGTGGGCGCGGCTCTACGAGGCCCGCGAGATCACCTGCGACGCCGCAACCGTCCTCCAGTACCGCCGGCCGTCGTCCGGCTGTCTCGGCTACATGGTCGTCAGCGATGGCTCGGCCGCTGTCGTCGACCCGCTCCGAGCGTTCACCGACCGGTACGTCACCGACGCCGCCGACCACGACGCCTCGCTCACCCACGCTATCGACACGCACGTCCACGCCGACCACGTCAGCGGCGTCCGTCGTCTCGCCGCAGAGACCGGTGCCGAGCCGATCCTTTCCGAACGAGCGGTCGCCCGCGGTGTCGACGACGTGACCGCACTGGCCGCCGACGAAACGCTACGCGTCGGCTCGGCCACACTGGAGCCTCGTCCCCTACCCGGGCATACGACCGGCATGACCGGCTTCACCGTCGGTGACGTGCTGCTGGCCGGCGACAGCGTCTTCCTCGACAGCGTCGCCCGCCCAGACCTGGAAGCTGGCGCTGACGGAGCGAGGGATCTGGCCCGCGACCTCCACCGAACGCTGACCGAGCGACTCGCAACGCTACCCGGCGAAACAGTCGTCGCTCCGGGCCACTACAGCGAGTCGACAACGCCGGCTGACGACGGTACATTCACCGCTGCCCTGGGGACTCTCCGCGACCGGCTCCCGGGGTTCGCGATGGACCGCGAGGCGTTCGTGGAGTACGCCTGTGACGATATCCCGCCGCGCCCCGCCAACTTCGAGCGGATTATCGCCATCAATCTCGGAACGGAGACGGCCGACGACGACACCGCGTTCGAACTCGAACTCGGTCCGAACAACTGCGCGGCCGCGCCGTCGGACGCGGTGTGA
- a CDS encoding DUF6432 family protein: protein MRAKPEYRDRDDTEVAVLDALADRRDEGMTVFELRSRTEENIDRIEDALAALKADDLIEVEDNGERTVILPGEGVVGESLPDEDESILDQIRKRLPL from the coding sequence ATGAGAGCGAAGCCGGAGTATCGCGACCGGGACGACACAGAGGTTGCGGTGCTCGATGCGCTCGCTGACCGCCGTGATGAGGGGATGACCGTCTTCGAGCTTCGGTCGCGGACGGAGGAGAATATCGACCGCATCGAGGACGCGCTCGCGGCTCTCAAGGCGGACGACCTCATCGAGGTCGAGGACAACGGCGAGCGAACCGTCATTCTCCCGGGCGAGGGCGTGGTGGGGGAGTCGTTGCCCGACGAAGACGAATCGATTCTGGATCAGATCCGCAAGCGACTCCCGTTGTAG
- a CDS encoding PKD domain-containing protein — MQRMTTLVVSVLALSALLGGTAVATGNQPPLADAGLDQSVERETSVQLDANGSRDPDGTIEDTEWSIETPDGTTRTPDCQTCVQTTFSPADTGQYNVTVTVTDDDGASRSDTLHVDVVAAGGPSVSMSAPSAVPAGLRRNLAANATAGDADLRTLAWVVNGTAQNQTRLAGENGTATITHTFNDSGSVSVRAVAYDADGRRGVANRTIRVADSSGNGGGGSNCPGGSGSYYVDGQNKGCTSAAMTIGDTIVDTDGRDGLWMYVDNELTKIIDEENMNKYSEDGYGGTFSKETIDERKDDIKERSSVAEEPDDSNDDGSGDRSTSDSRSTRPASSVPNNLINPDGGSGDDDDGYDWSYDNGGGSSSDDSSSSDDSDSSSSEGDGDDDDGGFLDGLTGGGDNDSGGDDNDDDGGWFGGGGDDDSDDDGGGGGWSFW, encoded by the coding sequence ATGCAGCGGATGACGACGCTCGTGGTGTCGGTCCTCGCCCTCTCGGCGCTTCTCGGCGGGACAGCGGTGGCGACCGGGAACCAGCCACCGCTTGCCGACGCCGGACTGGACCAGTCCGTCGAGCGAGAGACGTCGGTCCAGTTGGACGCCAACGGCTCGCGCGACCCCGACGGCACAATCGAAGATACCGAGTGGTCCATCGAAACGCCGGACGGCACGACGCGCACGCCCGACTGCCAGACCTGCGTCCAGACGACGTTTTCACCAGCCGACACCGGCCAGTACAACGTTACTGTCACCGTCACTGATGATGACGGCGCGTCGCGCTCGGACACGCTCCACGTCGACGTGGTGGCCGCTGGTGGGCCGTCAGTCTCGATGTCGGCCCCGTCTGCGGTACCCGCTGGCCTCCGGCGGAATCTGGCTGCAAACGCGACTGCCGGTGATGCCGACCTCCGAACGCTCGCGTGGGTCGTCAACGGCACCGCCCAGAACCAGACACGACTCGCCGGTGAGAACGGGACCGCGACCATTACGCACACGTTCAACGACTCCGGCTCCGTGTCCGTCCGTGCGGTCGCCTACGATGCCGACGGACGGCGCGGCGTCGCTAACCGGACGATTCGTGTCGCCGACTCGTCCGGCAACGGTGGCGGCGGCAGTAATTGCCCGGGTGGTAGCGGAAGCTACTACGTCGACGGGCAGAACAAGGGCTGTACTTCGGCCGCGATGACTATCGGCGACACCATCGTCGACACCGACGGCCGGGACGGTTTGTGGATGTACGTTGACAATGAACTCACTAAGATCATCGATGAAGAGAACATGAACAAGTACTCCGAGGACGGTTACGGAGGCACGTTCAGTAAGGAGACTATCGATGAACGAAAAGACGATATAAAGGAGCGGAGTTCCGTTGCGGAAGAGCCTGACGACTCCAATGATGACGGTTCTGGTGATAGAAGTACTAGTGACAGTCGTAGTACCCGACCGGCCTCCAGCGTACCGAACAACTTGATAAACCCAGATGGGGGGAGTGGTGATGACGATGATGGCTATGATTGGTCTTACGATAACGGCGGTGGCAGTAGCAGTGATGACAGCAGCAGTAGTGACGATAGCGACAGCAGCAGTAGCGAAGGTGATGGCGATGACGATGATGGGGGTTTCTTGGATGGACTAACTGGTGGTGGAGACAATGACAGCGGCGGCGATGACAACGATGATGACGGTGGTTGGTTTGGTGGCGGTGGTGATGATGATAGCGATGATGACGGCGGCGGCGGAGGGTGGAGCTTCTGGTAA
- a CDS encoding DUF7093 family protein, which yields MGLKCSVLGHKYGETTVEREREEQGSEVVITIQERETCERCGNTRIVSENKEVTAIETPSDIASDLVEDESESETAGTESPPEDEPADSAAEPTDEESERSGGWDSVDDPVEAPDDTGIGDESVDAGEPVDPSADDAEIIDDSDDGEEESGDVELDEPTTTVDVPDAEGEEPVTEDETDPEKDDGLILGEEEESESAGDDRQPGEWPDEPGDDGDGWSPETMPVDTGTDDDSSVEPTSDSAVTVPEGEFACPECGFTTEVESTSLRAGDFCPECHKGSLITRGEE from the coding sequence ATGGGTCTCAAATGTTCCGTCCTCGGGCACAAGTACGGTGAGACCACCGTCGAGCGCGAGCGCGAAGAGCAGGGTAGCGAAGTCGTCATCACCATCCAGGAACGGGAGACCTGTGAGCGGTGTGGAAATACGCGGATCGTCTCGGAGAACAAGGAGGTCACGGCAATCGAGACGCCGTCGGACATCGCCAGCGACCTCGTCGAAGACGAGTCCGAATCCGAAACGGCGGGGACCGAGTCACCGCCAGAAGACGAACCTGCTGATAGCGCGGCCGAACCCACAGACGAGGAATCGGAGCGCTCGGGTGGCTGGGATAGCGTCGACGACCCGGTCGAAGCACCGGACGACACAGGAATCGGCGACGAAAGCGTAGACGCCGGGGAACCGGTTGATCCGTCGGCTGACGACGCCGAGATTATCGACGACAGTGACGATGGCGAGGAAGAAAGCGGCGACGTGGAACTGGACGAGCCGACGACGACGGTCGACGTCCCGGACGCCGAAGGCGAGGAGCCGGTAACCGAAGACGAGACCGACCCGGAGAAAGACGACGGGCTCATTCTCGGCGAGGAAGAGGAATCGGAGTCGGCCGGCGACGACCGCCAGCCGGGCGAATGGCCCGATGAACCGGGGGACGACGGGGACGGCTGGTCGCCGGAGACGATGCCGGTCGATACCGGAACGGACGACGATTCGAGCGTCGAACCGACCAGCGACAGCGCCGTGACGGTTCCGGAAGGCGAGTTCGCCTGTCCGGAGTGTGGGTTCACCACCGAGGTGGAATCGACGTCGTTGCGCGCTGGGGACTTCTGTCCGGAGTGTCACAAAGGGTCACTTATCACCCGGGGCGAGGAGTGA
- a CDS encoding DUF5611 family protein, with translation MREYKMRRGEHLEDRVPDMEAFVEEYFGEVTDTEEYEGNDLLVVDDPDNPVFDRVVAGRVEYGSKKDKIALHIDERPAEDVIAEGNVDAAEDAVAIKNDFLEEATDRDAKARRDSLKRSVEDDADAPDNV, from the coding sequence ATGCGAGAGTACAAGATGCGACGGGGCGAGCATCTCGAAGACCGCGTCCCTGACATGGAAGCGTTCGTCGAGGAGTACTTCGGCGAAGTAACGGATACAGAAGAGTACGAAGGCAACGACCTGCTGGTCGTCGACGACCCCGACAACCCCGTGTTTGACCGGGTCGTCGCGGGCCGCGTCGAGTACGGCTCGAAGAAAGACAAGATCGCACTCCACATCGACGAGCGACCGGCAGAGGACGTCATCGCCGAGGGCAACGTCGATGCGGCCGAGGACGCCGTCGCTATCAAGAACGATTTCCTGGAGGAGGCGACCGACCGCGACGCGAAGGCACGACGCGACTCACTGAAGCGCTCGGTCGAGGACGACGCCGACGCCCCGGACAACGTCTAA
- a CDS encoding ABC transporter permease codes for MNANATQFLTLVRREILRFVRRPYNTFLPPIITNALYFSVFGVILGSRIGEIAGVSYLQFVLPGLVVLGAISDSFENASFTIFHGRWNDYIQAVLTSPMSNRSMVAAYVSASALRGVVTSLLIVGVGLIFTSVPVANPVYLVSFLLVITTLFGGLGVIGGLWASDFDYLTVMNQFILRPLVFFGAVFYSLEVLPAFWRNVSLLNPMVYMVNGVRYGMIGVTEIDPNTSLAVLTGTTVVVLSIDYVLFKRGYGLAE; via the coding sequence ATGAACGCGAACGCGACGCAGTTCCTGACACTTGTTCGGCGGGAAATCCTCCGGTTCGTCCGCCGGCCGTACAACACCTTCCTCCCGCCGATTATCACGAACGCGCTGTATTTCTCCGTGTTCGGCGTGATTCTGGGGAGCCGGATTGGGGAAATTGCGGGCGTGAGCTACCTCCAGTTCGTCCTGCCCGGACTGGTCGTACTCGGGGCCATTTCGGACAGTTTTGAGAACGCCTCCTTCACTATCTTCCACGGGCGCTGGAATGACTACATCCAGGCTGTTCTCACTTCTCCGATGTCGAACCGGAGCATGGTGGCCGCCTATGTCTCGGCCAGCGCACTCCGGGGGGTCGTCACGTCACTGCTGATCGTCGGTGTGGGCCTGATATTCACCTCGGTTCCCGTCGCCAACCCCGTGTATCTCGTCTCGTTCCTGCTGGTGATTACCACACTGTTCGGCGGGCTCGGCGTCATCGGCGGCCTCTGGGCGAGCGACTTCGACTACCTGACAGTGATGAACCAGTTCATTCTCCGGCCGCTGGTCTTTTTCGGCGCGGTGTTCTACTCGCTCGAAGTCCTCCCGGCGTTCTGGCGGAACGTCTCGCTTCTCAATCCCATGGTATACATGGTCAACGGCGTTCGCTACGGCATGATCGGCGTCACCGAAATCGATCCGAACACGTCGCTGGCCGTCCTGACCGGGACGACCGTGGTCGTGCTGTCAATCGACTACGTGCTGTTCAAGCGCGGTTACGGGCTCGCCGAGTAG
- a CDS encoding ABC transporter ATP-binding protein: MTEPAIRASGLGKRYGDVQALDDLELTVEQGEFFGLLGPNGAGKTTFINTLVGLVHKDAGTAEVFGFDVEDDYREARDRIGVAPQEFNVDRFFPIIEVLEHKAGYHGIGRAEARERAEDALKTVGIWDKRDTRFDWLSGGMKRRFVLARALVSDPDLLILDEPTAGVDVQLRHDLWDIINRMNDAGTTILLTTHYIEEAERLCDRVAIMDDGRKVEVATPDDLMARGTDTIVLELAEMPRTAPRLDVEGITDVELTDEGLAVTAMGGSQTAPAIMRDLEAQGHTVTSLDIRRASLEEVFVDMTRDDREYAEVSA, from the coding sequence ATGACTGAACCGGCGATACGCGCCAGTGGATTAGGGAAGCGCTACGGCGACGTCCAGGCGCTCGACGACCTAGAACTGACAGTCGAGCAGGGCGAGTTCTTCGGGCTGCTCGGGCCGAACGGAGCCGGCAAGACGACGTTTATCAACACGCTGGTCGGCCTCGTCCACAAAGACGCGGGGACCGCCGAGGTGTTCGGCTTCGACGTGGAGGACGACTACCGGGAGGCCCGCGACCGCATCGGCGTCGCGCCACAGGAGTTCAACGTCGACCGTTTCTTCCCCATCATCGAGGTGCTCGAACACAAGGCGGGCTACCACGGCATCGGTCGGGCCGAGGCCCGGGAGCGCGCCGAAGACGCGCTGAAGACGGTCGGTATCTGGGACAAGCGCGACACACGCTTCGACTGGCTCTCCGGCGGAATGAAACGGCGGTTCGTCCTCGCGCGCGCGCTCGTTTCCGACCCCGACCTGCTCATCCTCGACGAGCCGACGGCCGGGGTCGACGTCCAGCTCCGGCACGACCTCTGGGATATTATTAACCGGATGAACGACGCTGGGACGACGATTCTGCTGACGACCCACTACATCGAGGAGGCCGAACGCCTCTGTGACCGGGTCGCAATCATGGACGACGGGCGGAAAGTCGAAGTGGCGACCCCCGACGACCTGATGGCCCGCGGGACGGACACTATCGTCCTCGAACTCGCCGAGATGCCGCGGACGGCCCCGCGACTCGACGTGGAGGGGATCACCGACGTCGAACTGACTGACGAGGGTCTGGCTGTCACGGCGATGGGAGGGAGCCAGACCGCGCCGGCGATCATGCGCGACCTCGAAGCGCAGGGTCACACCGTGACCTCGCTCGATATCCGCCGCGCGTCGCTCGAAGAGGTGTTCGTCGACATGACCCGCGACGACCGCGAGTACGCGGAGGTGTCCGCATGA